The Nostoc cf. commune SO-36 genomic sequence CTGGGGTGAATAACCCCATATCCCAGCCCTCATTTAGAACCAGTTGATTTAATTCCACCAAGAGTGGTGCATGAAAGACGTGACGTACAACTCTTTCGTCACGATAACAGCCAAATTCAACAAAGGACGGGAAATCATAGCCGATTTCTTCTAAAATTTCTCGTTTTACAGCGATATCCGGTGTTTCCCCAGGTTCGATGTGACCACCAAACAGCGCCCAGTAACCAGGGTAGAGAATACCGGGGATGTTGTCGCGCAGTTGCATGAGAAAATTGTTTTTTTGGTAGAGAATTGCGATCGCAACATGCACCTGTTCATTGTTCATATCTTTATTTGTAATTGCTGATTACTCTTCTTCTAAATAGACTTCCCCCAATTCTTTGCCAGCTAAGGGAATACTTCGGTAGCGAACTTTACCTTTAATTACCACTTGTGAACCCTCACCTAGATTCTTTTGATTGGTGACAACCCAAATTTTGCCAGTTGAATCACTTATTTCATAAGCCCACTGTTTGATCATGGGAGCTTGCTTTTCTACCTGACCTTGGATGTAAACTATAGCCTGATTGTCTTGTTTTGGTTTAATTTTTCCAATTTGGGTGACATTTGTACCAATTTGTAAGCCATTTTTACTTAAGTTAGGCGATGTCAAGTTACCACAACTACAAAGCCCCCCTACCAGCAAAACAGCTAACCCCAGGCGGTAAGGAATAATACTGTGCCTATACAAGAACGAAAGGAACAATTTTTTCGTTTGTCGCATGAAAGTCACCGATTTATTTATTTTGGGCATTGGGATTAGGGGAGAGGTGACAGGTGACAGGTTGTAGGGAATAATCTGTTGTACCCTCTACCCTGTACCCTATTCCCTTATTTACTCACCACTCCCCAATTCTTTATTCTTCAGATGATGACGTTGATCTGAGAAAATAAAGATTATGGATTTACTGTGAGAGAAACGCTACGACATCAAACAGCAACACAATAATAGTAGAAAGTCAATATTTAAAAATCAATATTTTTACTTTGGACTTTCGAGAAAAGACGAATATAGCTGGGAATTTTCATGGAAACAAAAACTGCCAAACTCCTTGATGGTAAAGCAATAGCAGCAAAAATTCAGCAAGAACTTTCTGTTGCCATTAAACAAATACAACCGAAAATTGGACGACCCCCTGGTTTAGCAGTGTTGATGGTTGGTGATAACCCAGCGTCAGCAGCTTATGTACGCAATAAAGAAAAAGCTTGCGCTAAAGTTGGTATTGCTTCTTTTGGCAAACATTTTCCCGCCCAAACAACCCTTGGAGAATTAGAAGAGGTAATTGCTGCACTCAACCACGATGAAAGGGTGGATGGCATTCTTGTGCAGTTGCCTTTACCTAACCACTTAGATGCTGTAACCCTGCTACATCAAATTGATCCCGATAAGGATGCTGATGGCCTACACCCAGTCAACTTGGGGCGATTAGTACGCGGAGAAACAGGGTTACGTAGCTGCACCCCGGCTGGTGTAATGCGGATTTTGGAAGAATATGAGATTTCTTTACAGGGAAAACAGGCAGTAGTCGTGGGACGTAGTATTTTGGTAGGTAAACCAATGGCGTTGATGCTACTAGAAGCTGATGCCACAGTTACGATCGCTCACTCGCGATCGCATGATCTTAAAACCATCACCCAAAATGCTGATATTCTAATTGCAGCAGTAGGTCG encodes the following:
- a CDS encoding NUDIX hydrolase, coding for MNNEQVHVAIAILYQKNNFLMQLRDNIPGILYPGYWALFGGHIEPGETPDIAVKREILEEIGYDFPSFVEFGCYRDERVVRHVFHAPLLVELNQLVLNEGWDMGLFTPENIRQGNCYSQNAGEIRPLGAMHQKIMLDFIEKNPT
- the folD gene encoding bifunctional methylenetetrahydrofolate dehydrogenase/methenyltetrahydrofolate cyclohydrolase FolD, yielding METKTAKLLDGKAIAAKIQQELSVAIKQIQPKIGRPPGLAVLMVGDNPASAAYVRNKEKACAKVGIASFGKHFPAQTTLGELEEVIAALNHDERVDGILVQLPLPNHLDAVTLLHQIDPDKDADGLHPVNLGRLVRGETGLRSCTPAGVMRILEEYEISLQGKQAVVVGRSILVGKPMALMLLEADATVTIAHSRSHDLKTITQNADILIAAVGRPGLISADMVKPGAVVVDVGMNRVTDASGNSRLIGDVNFESTAAVAGFITPVPGGVGPMTVAILLQNTFASYSRAAREQKE